In Chrysiogenia bacterium, a genomic segment contains:
- a CDS encoding nucleotide sugar dehydrogenase produces MKKNDAAQALLKKFADKSARVGIVGLGYVGLPLALEFVRAGFHVVGVDVSTEKVARIGRGKSYIEDIPDAELRAANKTGRLSVSTDYKSLRKVSSVSITVPTPLGKSREPDVSYIQEAVSELGKVLPRGALVVLESTTYPGTTRELVEAHLIEAGYTVDKDVFVAFSPERVDPGNKQWKTYNTPKVVGGTTPTGTKLAAALYQQAVETVVSVGSTEEAEMVKLLENTFRAVNIALVNELMLMCDRMGIDIWNVINAASTKPFGFMPFFPGPGIGGHCIPLDPTYLAWRAKAYNYTNRFIELATDINGNMPRFVLNKSARILNHEEKKALNGSKILLLGMAYKPGVSDVRESPGVEVYRLLTAEGAKVAYTDPNVPVINEPSIGKKLTSQKITPAMLKGYDLVVMITNHAEFDCKEIARHAQLVLDTRNAFGAITKKNIHRL; encoded by the coding sequence TCGGCGTCGATGTGAGTACCGAAAAAGTCGCTCGAATCGGGCGCGGCAAGTCCTACATCGAGGACATTCCCGACGCCGAGCTGCGCGCCGCCAACAAGACCGGTCGGCTCAGCGTTTCGACCGACTACAAGAGCCTGCGCAAGGTGAGCAGTGTTTCCATCACCGTGCCCACGCCGCTTGGAAAATCGCGCGAACCCGATGTTTCCTACATCCAGGAAGCCGTTTCTGAGCTGGGCAAAGTCCTGCCCAGGGGCGCGCTGGTGGTGCTCGAATCGACGACCTATCCGGGAACGACCCGCGAGCTCGTCGAGGCGCATCTCATCGAAGCCGGCTACACGGTAGACAAGGACGTCTTCGTCGCCTTTTCGCCCGAGCGCGTCGACCCGGGCAACAAGCAGTGGAAAACTTACAACACGCCCAAGGTGGTCGGCGGCACGACGCCGACGGGGACGAAACTGGCCGCTGCGCTTTATCAGCAGGCGGTGGAAACCGTCGTTTCGGTAGGCAGCACCGAAGAAGCGGAGATGGTGAAGCTGCTGGAAAACACCTTCCGCGCGGTGAACATCGCACTGGTCAACGAGCTCATGCTCATGTGTGACCGGATGGGGATCGACATCTGGAATGTGATCAACGCGGCCAGCACCAAGCCGTTTGGATTCATGCCGTTCTTTCCGGGGCCCGGCATCGGCGGTCACTGCATTCCGCTCGATCCGACTTATCTGGCCTGGCGGGCGAAGGCGTATAACTACACCAATCGTTTTATCGAGCTGGCGACCGACATCAACGGAAACATGCCGCGCTTTGTGCTCAACAAGTCGGCGCGCATTCTCAACCATGAAGAGAAGAAAGCACTGAACGGCTCGAAGATCCTGTTGCTCGGAATGGCTTACAAGCCCGGCGTCTCCGATGTGCGCGAGAGCCCCGGCGTAGAAGTCTACCGGTTACTCACCGCCGAAGGTGCGAAAGTGGCCTACACGGACCCGAACGTGCCGGTGATCAATGAGCCGAGCATCGGCAAGAAACTGACCTCACAAAAAATCACGCCCGCCATGCTCAAGGGCTATGACCTCGTCGTGATGATCACCAATCACGCCGAATTCGATTGCAAGGAGATCGCGCGACATGCGCAGCTTGTGCTCGATACCCGCAATGCGTTTGGCGCGATCACAAAGAAGAACATTCACCGTCTCTAG